In Alteromonas naphthalenivorans, one DNA window encodes the following:
- a CDS encoding tetratricopeptide repeat protein: protein MTKFNKDFPKLEMRLDAFFDAIDDEDYKLARLIVKKAVRKFPRHPVCFALQGLAAVFIDDDHTDGYLFFKQAINSGYAPAFVYFNFGLCAEKSGSVAESLAAFQNALDSASPEELHQYEPARLHLQAIREQLPEHLTLEQYLIDAEIFEEGVVLLESHKFSEAANCFTLLLKSQPEHVQSCGNLGICQMYLGDHLSAKRAFHRALAIDPDYLLAENNLAMLKALEDGEIEELPRFGITDFYAEKEKTSNPATELNQAISQAMANEQFDSIEDAQAFVENYMNEHNSSPNTDMLNLTPSQTHKLLTEPFESSDLLSWQFSNVTKFTSAPVYWLAVNLIGALGADGVKCTANGNLPRNLCRSLFDSYMKEFAPSFIVSKINKEDDFVNLHVVRSILLIAKLIRKHGGRWKPLKSTWQLYERIQQGDNTAATELYQILFKTYATEYNWAYISGNESDCAFYQFSIGYSLYMLRHLGTEWRHYRKYQVLYEQAFPDQADSLSELAKIEFPSQYIFHFWFDFAWQVGLIEKRESTDENTNGFSKEIIATPLFTELISWHI, encoded by the coding sequence AGAAATGCGGCTTGACGCATTTTTTGATGCCATTGATGACGAAGATTACAAACTTGCCCGACTCATTGTAAAAAAGGCGGTCAGGAAATTCCCCCGACATCCTGTTTGCTTCGCGCTTCAAGGGCTAGCAGCTGTATTTATCGATGACGATCATACCGATGGTTATTTGTTTTTTAAGCAAGCAATAAACAGTGGCTACGCACCTGCTTTTGTATATTTTAATTTTGGACTCTGTGCCGAAAAATCTGGCTCAGTTGCTGAATCTTTAGCGGCTTTTCAAAATGCGCTTGACAGTGCGTCACCGGAAGAACTTCATCAATATGAACCTGCCAGACTCCATCTCCAGGCGATAAGAGAGCAACTTCCCGAACACCTCACTTTGGAACAGTACCTTATAGACGCCGAAATTTTTGAAGAAGGTGTTGTATTGTTAGAAAGTCATAAGTTCAGTGAAGCGGCAAACTGCTTTACTCTACTGTTAAAAAGCCAGCCTGAGCATGTACAAAGTTGCGGCAATTTGGGAATTTGTCAGATGTATTTAGGCGATCACTTGTCTGCAAAACGTGCGTTTCATCGAGCATTGGCAATTGATCCAGATTACTTGTTAGCTGAAAATAACCTGGCAATGTTAAAAGCGCTTGAAGACGGAGAGATAGAAGAGCTTCCAAGATTTGGTATTACCGATTTCTATGCAGAAAAAGAGAAAACCTCAAATCCTGCCACTGAACTCAATCAGGCAATATCACAAGCCATGGCCAACGAGCAGTTTGACTCAATTGAGGATGCCCAAGCATTTGTTGAGAACTATATGAATGAGCATAACAGTTCACCGAATACTGATATGCTTAACCTCACACCAAGCCAAACTCACAAGCTACTTACTGAGCCTTTCGAATCCAGTGATTTACTTAGCTGGCAATTTTCGAATGTTACCAAATTTACATCAGCCCCTGTTTATTGGTTAGCTGTAAATTTAATAGGAGCTTTAGGGGCTGATGGAGTTAAGTGCACCGCCAATGGAAATTTGCCCCGCAATTTATGTCGGTCGCTATTCGATAGTTATATGAAAGAGTTTGCTCCCAGCTTTATCGTTTCCAAAATAAATAAAGAAGACGATTTCGTTAACCTACATGTAGTTCGCAGCATCTTGTTGATTGCCAAATTAATTCGTAAACACGGTGGGCGCTGGAAGCCATTGAAATCAACATGGCAACTTTATGAGCGCATACAGCAAGGTGATAACACAGCTGCGACTGAACTTTATCAAATACTGTTTAAAACGTATGCTACTGAGTACAACTGGGCGTACATTAGTGGTAATGAGAGCGATTGTGCATTCTATCAGTTCAGTATAGGTTACTCATTGTATATGCTTCGTCATCTTGGCACTGAATGGCGACATTACCGAAAATACCAGGTACTTTATGAGCAGGCTTTCCCAGATCAAGCAGATTCGTTGTCAGAGCTTGCAAAGATAGAATTTCCCTCCCAGTATATTTTTCATTTCTGGTTCGACTTTGCATGGCAAGTCGGACTAATAGAAAAACGTGAAAGCACCGATGAAAATACAAATGGATTTTCCAAAGAAATCATAGCTACGCCTCTGTTTACCGAACTGATTTCTTGGCACATATGA